CTGGTGGGTTTCTTCAACTGCTCAGTTCAGAGCATGGTCACAATATTGTCCTCGCCACtcaaaagcagattttttttctccttgaaaCAATCTTTGACTTGAAACAACTTCAGTGTGTAGACTTTTGCCTTACTGCATTTCTCTTGAGTTAGTTTCAGTTCACGGACAGAAAATTCTGACATTTTGCTTTAGAATTCACAGTTTCAACAATATAAGCAAGCTGTCCTGGCCAAGATGCAGGAAAACAAGTCCAAACCTTGATATTGCCGACACTACAAAGTTTCACAGATGGGATGAGATTCTTATACTGGAATgtaaagctttctttttttcttactcAGAACTTAGCCTTTGAACCATAAAGTTTTTTGTTCCAATTTCTccaaaaaactgtttttctagTAGCATTCCGGCTTGTCTGAATGATCAGTTGCTTAGTGATTGGGGGCTTTTTCTTTGTTGGTTTCACAACATCCCTGAATTTTTCAAACTCTATTTGAACGCATTCTGTCTGCATGTGGATTGGTAGAGTCCAAACCCTGATATGTTTCATAACCATCTTTCAGCCTGATAAGCACCATCAAGTAATTTTCTGAGATTCTGAAGAAGTATTCTTTGTTTCTGCTATAATGCTTTTCATTTGAAGACAAGTCTTTTATAgatccctgttttttttttataaaacaagGCAACTAACTCCACTCACACCGTATTTTCATCTCATCGATTAAAAACACTTCAGGaatgaactttaaaatgaactgCTTATCCTTGACGTTTACATATATTCTGCCACTCCTATGGATGTTTTATTTGAACAATATCATCAGTTAAAAAAATGACCATCTGgagttttcttgttttatttgatcAGCTGGGTTTTCTTTGTCTAATTTTAGGATTTAAAAAATTGACAATATTTTAGGCTACATTATGCAAAGACTCGAAAAGTTCTAAAGGCTTCATAAATGTTCAAGCACCACTGTATGTCATCACTGTGTGAAGAATACCAGTGAAAACATAAACAGTAACAAATACACATGCATAAACCCAGACCCACAGTTTTAACAAATACTATCCTCATTTTTGCAGCCTAAGCTAAACATCTTTCTAAGAACTTTGTATGTTTAGCATAGTAAAATGAACTATTTTACAATTTTAGATTCCTATGTAATAAACACTCTGAACAAGCACAGTATGCTGACAGTGATATGCAGCCTCAGTATTTTTCAAGTAGTTTGTAATCAACATAATAACGGTACAGCATCACCTATAgaaatgctttgttttaatattttgttttgcaGTTTTATAAAACAGTTGGAAATGTTTCCAACTGTTACAGGTCTTTGTAACAGCAGCAATTTTCCATTTTCAGAGACATATAACTTACTTTTTATGACATGTGTTATAAGAAAGAAATATGTAGACTTGGaatcattatcatttttttcaacCTACTTTTCTATGTTATCTATGTCAGTGGCCAATAGCCAGCAGAGCTGAGAACAATCGGTGGGGGACGAAGAGGTGTCCTCCAGGATGGGGATTTCTGAATCCTCAGTCTTACTGTCAACACCAGGAGGGCCACATGAATCTTTACCTAAAGAACACAGATGTTAGCCTTACCATGTCACATCACGAGACAAAATATAAGATATAGGGAAAAGGGAGAAAATAGCTGGCCTTACAGTCCAATTACATGTCAGGTACAAAAGCACAAGTTTACAGTATATTCACAATTATTCAAGTTTAATAATAAGGTGGCTAACAGTAATTTTGATGGAAAAGTTGCAGAAAATATTATCTCtttctatatatatacatatatattattattattattatcaaataAAGCATGCTATCAATAAGCTTCACATCAGGCATGTCTGTGTATTTACCTTTTCTGTGAAGCTGCAGTGATCCCAACAAGCAGACAGATTTCAGCATCTCTGTGATGTACATCTCCAGGCAGCACTGCAGCTGGATAAAGAGCCGACAGATCTCAGGGTGGATTTCACCATCCTCTGGCCTGAAATGGCAAAGAGTTATAGCACAGAAAAAATACTGGTTGAGTTTGATTGACTCTGAGTGCAATAATCAACTTTATTGACAGAAAATTCCTAAATAGTTTCTGCAGGTACTGTTTGATTAGCTTGTTTTTTGCCATTCTTAAGCTTCAGTCTGATGGCAGCTCatccaaaaaaacccaaaaaaacttTGATTAACATTCTTACATCTTCCAGGAAGTCATGATGTAATAAATCAAGTAGTAAAAATATAGTTATCCATCTTCTATAGCtaccgctgaatctgtcggtcgggtcgcgggggggctggagcctatcccagtggtcaatgggcaagaggcagggtacaccctggacaggccgccagtccatcacagggccacacagagacaaacaagacgaacaaccatacacgctcacactcactcctaaggacaattttttagaaacaccaattaacttaacatgcatgattttggatggtgggaggaagctggagtacccggagagaacccacgcatacatggggagaacatgcaaactccacacagaaaggcctcagctgggagttgaacctggaaccttcttgctgtgaggcgatggtgctaaccaccacaccaccgtgcagcccctagAATATAGTTAAATAGGTGAAAAAGAAATGCTAAACATTGTCATATTTGGTGAACAGAAAAGTTAAAAACCCATtcatataataaaaaaataacgaCTATAAACTTAGAGTTTGTCAAAACACATGGGGGAAGGAAATCTGGTCAGATGAAACACAGATTCTGATTATAAAAGTAAAAACTGCATCCGGAAAGCGCCAAATGTGGAACAAACTCAACACCTCCACCCTAGAAATAACATTCCTGTAGTAAAACACGGAGGTGGCAGTAACATGCTCTGGGGATACTTACACAAGCATTACCAGGACAGTCAGTCAGACTTGAAGGAATAGTGGATAGAGCTAAAAAGAGGCAAATTACGGAAGAAAACATATTTCAGTCTTCCATCCAATTTAGACTGGGACCGAAGTTCACCATCTAGGATGCCAATGACCCTAAGATTTCTATTAAATCAGCACTCGAGTAGTTTAAGGACAAACATTTAAATATTTTGGAAGAGCCTTGTTAAAGTCCAGACTTCAGTCTGAGTGACAATCTGTGGTATGTCCTAAAAATTGATTTACAGAAGCAATACCCATTTTTTTGTAAAGCACTGCGAATCCAGTGAAAAAGAATACAAGTGCACATTTCTGCCTTGTGTGTGCAGTTTCAGTCGTTAAACTACACAGAATATTATGCATCTgtctcttgattttttttcctagtAAGCTGTACTGGAATTTTCAATCACTATGGATATGTTAAATGAATGGAAGAAATCAAACAATGTGACAATAAAAGTTACCAGGTTTGTGTTATTGGATATTCTGGCTATCAGTTAAATTCCATGCTACCATTTTTTCTTCACTGAAGAGAGCAGGTCATCTTTTGTCACATTGTGGCAAGATAAATATTTACAGGACCTGGGAGATTAAAAATGTCAAATCATTATTATGTTAAATTATATTACGATAACATTATTTTTGTTCTATCAAGAGCAGAAACCATTTATTAATCAAAGTTTCACGAATCATGACTCATGTGACATGCCTGAAGTAATGCTGGATTTGTCAtgaagttttgttttgttcagcgTTAAGAAAATAATTGATGTGATTAATTCTCACTTAACATATCAATTAAGGAATATTAATTAACTGCATTTTTTAACATTAATTCAGATGCCAATAAATGCACATTTAAGTTACATATAACTTGATTTCAGACCCATGTGTCAGCTCAGCCTTTGAGAAAGCAGAGCCTGTGTGGAGCCTGTTTGGTCTCAAAGTGGCCATCAGTTGCAAACACTTGCATAAACATATAGATACagctaaataaatatattttttacatcACTGAAATTCATTGAAGTTGATTGCATATACGTTCATAAGTCTTACATGTATAAAATGATCCATTGTATGGATATTAAAGTTAATCAAATTTAAGGGTTCATgttttctgacagcaagcaGAGTTCTGTTCTAATTCTGAAATCTATTTGATGGTTATGCATGTACTCCTAGGGTGAGTTAACTTAACCTCTCAGGGAGTTCAATCAAGGGGCCAAAATTTGCTGACCAATAACTTTAACAACTGATAAATATCTAGGAATGGCTGACATTATAATATGTTATTAAATTTGTAATGATGATGAATTCATTGTGCTTATTGTACCCAATGCTTTATGTTAATCCTGGatacaaatgtatatatatatacatattcaaCATATTTACTGAACTGATTTTTCCTCGATTGCATTAGAATGTATTAGCAGCTAACATGAGTGTTTAtgcaaataaaacataaaagccAATCTCAGTATTTTCTTTTATACCTAACCACAGCAGAGCCACAGCACTTATGAGACACGACGGTATTTTAGCTTTGCaactaaataaatgtgatgTTGAAGGCGACACTTGCAGGTGATATCTAGCAGGTGTGATATCAGAGAAGAAGGAAGGAAAGGTGTGAAACTTGAACATCCCCTCTTCCAACAGCAAGCTTCATCTCCATGCCTTCTCTGTTTTGTGACAATGCTGCCTTCTACAGCACTGTTCCAAAAGCACAGCTGTCACCAGTGCTATCAGCCTTTCTCTAGCACACTGGAGGGTCCCCCTCACCAGTCAAACCATAGAAACACATGGACACAGTTTTTTTTGGAGGAAGTTTAGAATATGTGCTTCTGAGATTACATTGATCCTGTTATCAGTGGGAAGTTTTCTCTCATACTGTTGTAACATCTCTTAGAAGCAACAGCAGGAAGTTCGAGTTAAGGACTATAATAGTTAATACTGTGTCTCGGTGCATAATTTTAAGGCGtataatgtataaaaaaaaagaaaaagaggtgcATCGTTTACTCAATTTGAATATCATAttataaaagtatttttttataaaagagCAAATAGAATGCCACAGCGCAAATGCTATATTATAATTCATATATCCAAAGTAGACCTGTTTACTGGCTAAATGTGTCATGTACATATAGAGTCAAGGCACAATAGAGTGAATGGAAAGTTTTTGTCATGCACATAACATACAGTGAAGAATATAATGTAGAACGTTTAAGAATTATTGAGCCAGAATGTGAtacagagcagcacagagctTAACCGATTAAATAAACATAACCAATAAACTTGTCGTCAATGAAAGCTCATTCACAAATGTCTAACAAgtttattaattttttaatgCCAATCCCAAGGAGGAATACGGCCTACAGCACGACAGTAAACCTAATACTGTTATTGCTCTAACAGTGGCTGGTCTTTGGCAAGCATCTTGCACTACAAACATCGTCCAATTTTTTCTCACCACTGGCTACAATCTGTCCGATTGTTATTTAAGTAAGTTTAAGGGTGCCAAGTCAACTGGCATCTCAGCCTTGCTTGGGATCTTCAAATCCCAAACCACACTTTGCCCTTCTTCCACTGGCACCAGTGTAGAGGGGATGCTATGGGCCAAGTCAACAGGCTTTTTGGGCTTTTATCTGTGCTGTTTCCCTCTGGCTTCAAGAACAACTTAAATCGCATACAAACCACTTGAAATTTAGCATGAAAACATGTTCCGATCCAGCTAACAGTGAGCCAACATAAAATGTTGCCATTTTACATGGGCTGTTTCATCCTGGTTATTGTGTTTTTCATGGAATGTCATCCCAAAGATTTGGATTCTCataaacagtcagtaaaaacACAATTTTCTTTGTGAAAAGTATAGGATCTAGATATTCAAGCTCCAATAACAGATGCAACCCCCAAATTACACACACAGGCCCAGAACCCCTCTCACACTATTGtacaagaataaaaaataatgataattggCTTCATAAATATTGATAATTGTGTTGGATATTCCACCAGGGATGCATCCCACTTCCGCTCCACTTTGTGCATTAGCCACAGCTACATGGGAATGATCAGTTACATCATGTTCTTGTGAGAGCTTCCTGTCAAAGCTCTACTTGCAAATTAGAGATGTCATGATTTTTAAAAGCTGATCTCTCGTTCCATTTTCCCACATGCCTCCTCTCCTTATAACAGAAGGTTGACACTTAGATTATTATAAAGAGTAGAGGAGCCGGCTTGGATAAATATACATGGACTTAAAATGGGGATGCTCATGTGAATTGGAACTTTACTTTGGTAAAATGAGCTACTTTACAACTTCAGGCACTGCAGTGTTGCAGAACGCCGTTTGTGGCGGGTTGTCACACACTCCGCCACAATAGCGCCTTGCAAATTattttcagcaccatggacagcatCTGTGCCAACTCACCCCGATATTAGGGAAAGACTGTGGTGTGCCACTCTCGCCATTTCGCAGCCCTTAAATCGGGTCTTGAGCATTTCGGCCCGTAAGGAAGGACAGTCGACAGTGATTTCACCAATGGAGATGACCAGTTCACGGTACAGAGCCACAAGTGTGTTGAATTCTTGGACGATCTGTATCACAAGGAGATAATAAAatcacacaaaaataaaaaaaaaataaaaaaaattatgacaCGAAACTTTTGCCTGACCTCCTTGGCTGGACATTGCAGCAGAACAGTCTCATTAGCCCGAGTTGTTAACATGACAAGGCGTCAGCAAGGAAGGAAATGTTAAGCAACACTATCCAAAAATGTATGTGCCATGTGCAGGTGCATGTTGGTGTGCTTCGTTACAAGCAGCAAACTGGCAACCCTGCACACATATTCAGACACAAAAACCCACTGATGTCCGGGAGAAACGTGACTGAACATAAAGTGAAGCACTGCCATTAAACAGGCAGCAAAGACAGACTACACGACTGCTTAATTAGCTGTTTGGGGCTCAATTATGTTAAATTTGGTTGCCTGCACAAATCAGAGCTTGAAGGGTACAGGTATTTTACTCGTTTTGTTCAACTTCTGCACGGCATCTTGCTGTAGTCCTGTAAACGAACAGCGAGGCTCCATGACAATCACTGGTGTatgaaaggttaaaaaaaaaaaagggaagcagGCTGTATCATCTCTGTGAGCGTTGTGAAAATACAGGACGTTTGTTCCATGGTCACTAAAATCCCTACAGACGTTCTTTCAATTCATGAAATTTTGCAGTCCAAATCACTGGCCCCTTTGCACACTCTAAATGCAAATCACACAGTAAATCTGCACGCTGAGGTGTTCTGTTTGGCTTCACTGCCTACAGAGCCATGTAAATGCATACAGCTATTTTTAGGCTGCCGGACCTGGGTGCAATCTTTTTTGTCCTTTTATTAACAGCTGTCCATTGTGCATATATGCACAGGATAGTCGAATGTCCAAGAACAGAGAAATGTTAGGTTAAAAGCACTCTCTCAGAAGCACTATGCAGGCATTAACGTGCCGCAGACCTACCATTCTGCAGTCGGCCACGGCGCGCTGGGCTTTGCGGGTACTTTCGGTGCTCTCCCTCCTCTGTGGGTCTCGGTAAGGAGGCTTGCCAATCTGGAAGATGTTCCCGGTGGATCTGGGGCGGTTTTTGCGCCCTTTCGATGCAGAACTCATGCATACAGATCCACTATTAAAACAGCCCTAAGACAGAATGATTTAGTCTGATCCCCCAAAACTCCACCACTTACTCCCCTCCTGCCTCACCACCCTGCACCTTAGTGTTCACCTTATTCTCTCTTCCGTTTAGACCCAGTTCACCTTCGCCAGCTACGAGCTGGGTTGAACCTCGATTACTATTATTGCTCTATTTCTCACCTTCCTTCCCTTTATAGTGGGAGAGGCAGCAAATGCTCTCCCAGACGAGCCTGAGGGCGAAGGAAAAGTACCGGATGAGCGCCTGTGGGTCCTCTCCGCATTGCCTCGCCTGCGACTGGGCTCAAGTCACCTTCACTCCAGCAGCACTATTCGGTGCACCGTGGAGACTTCTCGCCCAAACAAGAGTCCCGCTTGCAGTGGAGCCTTTCCTGACGCACCGATGTCAAAAGGAAACGATCGCATTCACGGATGTCTTCCACATGCAACCATTTTTTATGATTGCGCGTTTCCATCAAGCACCGGGCGATAACGATCTTTTCTTAGCTGCAAAACCTCTTGGGGAGACGAAAAAAACGCTGAGTGTCCACGCTGACAATTTCGCAGCCGACACTTTGAGCGTCTGTGCCGGAGAAATTGTAATTGTTCAAAAAAACTTCCCTCCGGGCATTGCGATTTCAATCCGGCTCCCCGTGCCTTTTTTCTTTGAGTGTTTCCAGCCAGTCGGGCGGGCCTATCACTAACCTTGGAGAGGCAGTAGCAGACGAGCAGTTGCTACAGGCCTGACGTGGCTCTGTGGCTGGCAACACTGCGCACCCAAGGGACGGGAATACTTATAGAGCCCGTCAACACAGACCCACGCCCTGAGCTTTAGGCTGTATAAAGTCCTCAACGCGAAAAATTCAGATTACTCACAATTAATCAACATGTATGGAATACAATGAAGATTGAATCAATATTCTAGTAACGACCTGGGTCAGTGGGACAGTTTAAATTTTTGTTGTTGCATTGGATGGGCCATAGGCTACTGTAACTTAAACATACCCTGTTGTGCTCATCAACCAGCATACAATGAGGTTCTAAATATTTGAACAAATTAGGTTACTTTTGACATTTTCCAAAACATATTCAAGTTTCAGTTCTATAATGGATGTGCAATAAAGTTCTGATTTCTAGCTTTTATGAGAGCGTATTCATATGGAAATTAAAGATAATGACTTGGGATTTAAGAAAAGGAAATCAATTTAGGAGTCAGTATACAGCAGAGAACCTCTTTGTGAGGGACTCAGTTGGAATTGGACAAACTGCCATGGCTCGAGCAGAACTTCTAATCTTCAGACTTGTGAATACTTTGAGTCTTGTGGTGAACCCTCTCTTTAGAAGTATTTCCTTTATAGCAGATGTAGATGCTGATATGTTCCACTCCTGGAAAGTGTTTTTCACTTAGCTGGATGTTGTAATTTTTCTTCACCATCCTGTCATCatccacctctgtggatctacAGACCTTTCATATTGCCAAGCTTCACCATTCTTTCCTCACAGATTACATAGAAATCTAGGTTTTGTCCACTGTTCCTACTATCTTTATAGCAGATTTATCTTATTTTCGCAAGGGTGGCCTGTTTTACTCGCAATGACATAGTTGGTTCACAGTTACAGCTTATGAACGCCCACACCAGAATTTTTGTCATTTGTCCAGTTACACTTGAGTGCCTGAACAGTCGTACCGTACATATTACAGAGTTTTTTCTAACTTTCTAAACTTTTTCTTCAATTTAGATGTAAACACCTTCAaattaaaactgaaataaacagCACTTTGAGTATATgttcattaaaaaaagctgTATGAATTCAACATACACGAGTGAATAActgaaacaacaaaaataaacataaatgaaaatggATATATTCAGTCTGTTATGCAGGTTAAATGAGGTTCAAAGTTTTTACATGTCATATTTAACCTCTGTCCCCTATTTCTATAATAACATATTAGTTTTACTTTGTTAGTTCACAGTGGTCTAAATTTGTGTAAAGCTTGTATGATGATTACTGTTTGCTTCTAAAATATGTTTGGATACATTCCTCAAATCTTGGTTATATAGACTTAACAATGTTATCATCTCCGTGCCAAGTAAAATGTTACACTTAAACCAGGTGTTCATCTTGAAATTTAATGATATGCATATTTTAGATTGATGTTTTGTCCTCAAAAGAGAGACTTTGATAGACTTGTGTAACCACGGCACAAGTAATACAAGTAAAGACACAGATATGAAAGACTAACATAATGGAAAGGGTATTCATAGGTGGTTGTATATAAATGCACAAAGGTATGAGTGAATGATGAATGTGCCAACTTGCTGTCTATGTTTacagcaaaaaagaaaatgtactcCTTGAGCATTTGCATCCTTGTGCTGTTAACATGCCAGAATGTGTTGCTGCCTTTTAGTGGCTATTTGCCCTTCCTTGTTTTTCTcagccacaaaaaaaagaagaaaaaaaagtgtggtCAACATTCTGAATAGTACAAGTAAATTAGTACTTATCTATGATTTCTTTGTTAAAATAGTTGGTACCTTCGTTAATAACTTAGAGCTGTAGCTGTTAAAGTCATTTTGGACCAGAGTCAGCACTAAAACAATCTGAAAGACTGCTTTCATTGACAGTCGGAGACGTTCTAAATCTAAAGGACATAATTAATTACTGACCTTAATTTGGTTAGATGTGCTttcaatatttttaaaagacacATTCATACTACTTTtaacataaagtaaaaaaattcaaggtcaaacctttatttttttttcttaaaacaacaacaaacttctAACTTCTCCTGAGTATCCTCATTTGTTTGACGTCTTTCTAATAAACTCACCTCAATGAGATCATTGAAATTTCAGTCCATAATAAATTCTATTTCTtgatttatgtaaaaaaaaattcagattaGTTAGTTTTCAAATAATCTGACAGTCAAAAATAAGACATTTAAAGTAAAACGAATAAGAAAATATCAATTGTATTTTCACGTTTAATGTAAAAGataatttttttctctcctctaatttcattttggtgttttctttgaaaaaccCGACACTGTACCCAACTCCAATGTTTCAAAAGGCTGGTTAATGGTTTCCTATTGTTCCGAAATGGCTTTTTCTCAAAAATCTGCTCATAGAAATATACAACAGAGATTTAAAATTTTGACCAAGAGGTCATTTTTCAACGCTAATTactctctttgttttttgttatgtaAATGAATAATCAGATAAACACGTAAAGTATTGCCCCCATTCTAACTGACAGCATATGTATGAATACAACTAggttttttatatattttgacAAAACAGAAAGACTGTTTTCAATGGGTTAAGCATCTTGAAAAGTAAATTATCATTATTGCTAAGTTGCAGTAAATGTGCATTGACCTCACATGGAAATTCAAAGTCCCGACTATTTCTGATGCGAGTAGAAAACAAAAGTTTATTGGAAAATCGCACAAAAATTTAGTCTCTCATCTCAAGGATGAATTGGAATAAATTCAATTTATTTGGCTGAATTACATTAGTTAATCCCTAAAAATTGGAAATAATTTTGTATTTACATATTTCAAAAAGCACATCTACATACCAGTATGTATGTGCCTCTTTGTCAACTTAATTTGATAGAAAATACAGTGACTGAAGTACAATCAAAAAAATGTTTCTCTCCTGTATGAgtacaaagagaaaaagaaactgttttctgtctaaatgaaaaaattaaaaaaataacaaaacatccAGCAAAATGTACTGTATAGTGTAGTTCAAAAATACAAGTGGCAATTGTGAACATAGTGTATTAGTGGCCAGGATATGATGTATGTTAGAAAATTAGAACACAAGGGtttttacagccacaaacaAATGGTTTTCATCCATTCAAAAATTAAGATCACAAATCACTTATAACCACAGTCAATTagaaaaaataatttgaaatgGAGTGTTCCAGCTGCCTTTATGAAATCAAATTATAACAGGATTATGTTGAAAGTAAAACACTTCAACCtaaaaactgttattttatcTCCTCTCCATacatcaaagggacattttGTCCAACTCACCATACATATGCATCATGTGGAGTCAGATATTAGAGAAtactgtatctcaaagcatccACCTACACCATGTCCCCATCTCAATTACTTATTAATGAGAGACAACAAGCTGGCACagttgtttttcctccatcacACCATCCTACCTGCTTGAAATTCACTCACTGGCTTCTCATTAAACCCTACAGCTCAGTTTTCACTTTTTTCACGATACATATGATTCATCTTTTTAATTACTGGCTCTACGCTCATCAGTCAaacatttcctgtttctgtgCAGTCCAATAATAGTTTCCAGGGAGGTCaaaaagaagggaaaaagaGATAGCAAAGAAAGCAGAATATGAAAAAGCCAATGATCCAGTTGACTGAGTAGATGTAGATGATGACCATGTCCATGTCGAATCGCCAGCCTCGAGAATCGTCCTCAAAATCCATAGCGTCTAGGCGGTAGCCTCCCCCATGGGGAAACTGCCGTCTCATTATGGGACTAGGCTGCCTCTGGAAGCCTGGtgtaaaaaacaaatgagacaCTTAATTTTTGTCAAGTTTTCCATTAAAGATGATCTTGAAATATTACCACAGTTTCTGCATGAGTAGAATTCATGCACAATAAATTCCAGTCAAACTTAAGTTCCAGTTAACTACTGTTGAAGGCATCAAGGTCATTCAGACAGTTTCATGGCAGACTTTACAGTCTAAAATTATTATCCAAAAATTTGACTTATGAAATGGCTGTGAGACCACATACTCAGgatatttagaaaataatctctgacattttttaacattaaaatgATTTGTTTATAGTCTATAACTAGGATTTAGAAGCTCGGGAATAGGTGTAAATGTACAGCAAAACCTTTCAGTCCACTCCTTTAATGTAGGTCATTGATAAAATCTCAAGTTATATTTTTAGGAACTCTGTGGGTAAAAGAACAA
This Odontesthes bonariensis isolate fOdoBon6 chromosome 6, fOdoBon6.hap1, whole genome shotgun sequence DNA region includes the following protein-coding sequences:
- the rgs7bpa gene encoding regulator of G-protein signaling 7-binding protein A → MSSASKGRKNRPRSTGNIFQIGKPPYRDPQRRESTESTRKAQRAVADCRMIVQEFNTLVALYRELVISIGEITVDCPSLRAEMLKTRFKGCEMARVAHHSLSLISGPEDGEIHPEICRLFIQLQCCLEMYITEMLKSVCLLGSLQLHRKGKDSCGPPGVDSKTEDSEIPILEDTSSSPTDCSQLCWLLATDIDNIEKDMREMKNLLSKLRETMPLPLKNQDDSSLLNLTPYPLVQQRKRRFFGLCCLVTS